The Brachionichthys hirsutus isolate HB-005 chromosome 11, CSIRO-AGI_Bhir_v1, whole genome shotgun sequence genome includes a window with the following:
- the LOC137901414 gene encoding ATP-sensitive inward rectifier potassium channel 1-like, translating to MFECLRKHIQNCLVERRSRRSRLVTKDGRCNIEYGNIKYSNHFAFLADFWTTFVEIRWRFVLFLFIASFTLSWFIFGLLWYWIARSNGDLTWQNPDEDHTPCVDNVVGLTTAFLYSVETQTTIGYGGRALTPLCPGAVALLIIQSLLGAIINCFMCGVILSKISLPKKRAKTIAFSDMAVISPKNGSLCLSIRVANLRKTLLIGSQIYGKLLRTTNTPDGETIIMDQVNIEFMVDAGKDNLFFICPLTLYHIIDKSSPFFEMAVDNLHKKDFELVVFLEGTAESTSSTCQVRTSFIPQEIMWGFNFLPIISRSKEGKYRVDFSNFSKVVPMATAHCAYCFHNIKGHHHHSREGHDNEGFEVIDINNPPNVTKM from the coding sequence ATGTTTGAGTGTTTGCGCAAACACATCCAGAACTGTCTGGTGGAGCGGAGAAGCCGCAGGAGCAGACTGGTGACCAAAGACGGCCGCTGCAACATTGAGTACGGAAACATCAAATACAGCAACCACTTCGCCTTCCTGGCTGACTTCTGGACGACCTTCGTGGAGATCCGGTGGCgttttgtcctcttcctcttcatcgcttcTTTCACCCTCAGCTGGTTCATTTTTGGGCTGCTATGGTACTGGATTGCCCGAAGTAACGGGGACCTGACTTGGCAGAACCCCGATGAAGACCACACTCCATGTGTCGATAATGTCGTCGGGCTCACGACGGCGTTCCTGTACTCCGTTGAAACCCAGACAACTATTGGCTACGGTGGCCGAGCACTCACGCCTCTCTGCCCGGGTGCGGTGGCCCTTCTCATCATCCAATCCCTCCTTGGAGCCATTATCAACTGCTTTATGTGTGGTGTCATCCTCTCCAAAATATCTTTGCCCAAAAAAAGGGCAAAGACTATCGCGTTCAGCGATATGGCCGTCATTAGCCCCAAAAACGGCTCTCTTTGCCTGTCCATCAGAGTTGCCAATCTCCGCAAGACCTTGTTGATCGGAAGCCAGATCTACGGCAAGCTGCTGAGGACAACCAACACACCAGATGGGGAGACGATCATCATGGACCAGGTGAACATCGAGTTCATGGTGGATGCTGGCAAGGACAACCTTTTCTTTATCTGTCCTCTCACGCTGTACCACATAATCGACAAGAGCAGTCCCTTCTTCGAGATGGCGGTGGACAACCTTCACAAGAAAGACTTTGAGCTTGTGGTCTTCCTGGAAGGCACGGCGGAGTCCACGAGCTCCACCTGCCAAGTCCGGACCTCCTTCATTCCTCAGGAGATCATGTGGGGCTTCAACTTCTTGCCAATCATTTCCAGAAGCAAGGAGGGAAAGTACAGGGTAGATTTCTCCAACTTCTCCAAGGTGGTGCCAATGGCCACCGCTCACTGTGCCTACTGCTTCCACAACATCAAGGGTCATCACCACCATTCCAGAGAGGGACACGACAACGAGGGGTTCGAGGTGATCGATATCAACAATCCCCCAAACGTCACCAAGATGTGA